In one window of Halococcus salifodinae DSM 8989 DNA:
- a CDS encoding zinc-ribbon domain-containing protein, with the protein MPPRQRFCPYCGARIHEDVRVCPVCGRRLRSERCCRRFPHLHFRQSVRLPVRVPTCSTSGLCSHVVQQKSSSEQTVNRRYASVG; encoded by the coding sequence ATGCCGCCGCGTCAACGATTCTGTCCGTACTGTGGCGCGCGCATCCACGAAGATGTACGGGTCTGTCCGGTGTGTGGACGGCGGCTTCGGTCGGAGCGGTGCTGCCGACGGTTCCCCCATTTACACTTCCGACAGAGCGTCCGTCTGCCAGTGAGAGTCCCGACGTGCAGTACATCGGGGTTGTGTTCGCACGTCGTTCAACAGAAGTCTTCATCCGAACAGACTGTCAACCGTCGGTATGCCAGCGTGGGCTAA